In Haliotis asinina isolate JCU_RB_2024 chromosome 15, JCU_Hal_asi_v2, whole genome shotgun sequence, one DNA window encodes the following:
- the LOC137265073 gene encoding M-phase inducer phosphatase-like: MNFKFPECSPLTMSLQDLVLNSPAQWRRQSGQSDDSESKDSGIESPFPQQSGGQGDRSSRRCLFGADSQITPPSKGKRSRLDDGEGSASKRHRNARHGPMFLSPQPEKENRHCNPLSERVKRAVDKLEIRGDLIGDGSQDHVLPTVQDGKHQDLKCITPSTMCGLLNGDYRDVISSFRVIDCRYPYEFEGGHIKGAENMYIECDVEKLVKEHRHNATGRHILVFHCEFSSNRAPKMVRHLRGLDRKLNADCYPFLFYPEVYLLSGGYKAFYNTSIARTHCEPDGYKPMHHEAHAADLRHFRVKSKSWSAGESRGRVRRSLMSSSPSFM; this comes from the exons ATGAATTTCAAG TTTCCCGAGTGCTCTCCCTTGACAATGAGCCTACAGGACTTGGTCCTCAACAGCCCGGCCCAGTGGAGGCGTCAGTCAGGACAGTCCGACGACTCGGAGTCCAAGGACAGCGGGATCGAGTCCCCTTTTCCACAG CAGTCAGGTGGTCAAGGTGACAGGTCGTCCCGCCGGTGTCTGTTCGGAGCCGATAGTCAGATCACCCCACCATCTAAGGGAAAGCGCAGCAGATTAGATGATGGCGAAGGAAGTGCATCCAAGAGACACAGAAATGCTCGCCATGGACCG ATGTTCCTATCCCCGCAACCAGAGAAGGAAAACCGCCACTGCAACCCACTCAGTGAACGTGTGAAGAGAGCTGTTGACAAACTGGAGATCAGAGGGGACCTCATCGGTGACGGTAGCCAG gatCATGTGCTCCCCACTGTCCAGGACGGAAAGCATCAGGACCTCAAGTGTATCACTCCTTCAACC ATGTGCGGGCTGCTGAACGGGGACTACCGTGACGTCATCTCATCGTTCCGCGTCATTGACTGCCGCTACCCATACGAGTTTGAAGGTGGCCATATCAAG GGCGCCGAGAACATGTACATCGAATGCGATGTTGAGAAACTTGTGAAGGAACATCGCCACAACGCCACCGGCAGACACATCCTCGTCTTCCACTGCGAGTTTTCTTCCAACAGAGCACCCAAGAT GGTTCGTCACTTGCGGGGTCTTGACCGGAAGTTGAATGCCGACTGCTACCCCTTCCTGTTCTATCCGGAAGTCTACCTGTTGTCTGGCGGCTACAAGGCCTTCTACAACACCAGCATTGCTAGG ACTCACTGTGAGCCCGACGGCTACAAGCCCATGCACCATGAGGCACATGCTGCAGATCTACGTCACTTCCGGGTAAAATCCAAGTCGTGGAGCGCCGGAGAGAGCCGTGGTCGAGTGAGGAGGTCGTTGATGTCTAGTTCTCCATCCTTCATGTGA
- the LOC137266345 gene encoding M-phase inducer phosphatase-like → MCEASRINMMLDFDDCEMDAADIFLNSPGSVTSGYISIDDDTSHSLGEFSKSEDMDFGMLPLESLTNQSLTQNGNDFSIRTPLRRCNSLDMRKKLFQCQNTSPYDAECRPIRRPNKMRRLRLSGEENAVPQQPPSPAPPSHEQLRIQAAVERLESAELIADGSKTYALPLLQGKHKDLKAVSPTTIAHLLCGHYADTVDEYAIIDCRYPYEYEGGHITGAVNMYTYDQINELLEETTKMGPSNKRRVIVFHCEFSSKRGPSLLRFLRSQDRNMNSEHYPKLYYPEIYILEGGYKAFFEQHQNLCDPQTYTPMLHEDYSSDLRHFRTKAKSWTAGEKKRTRCLRF, encoded by the exons ATGTGTGAAG CTTCTCGAATCAACATGATGCTGGACTTCGACGACTGCGAGATGGACGCAGCCGACATCTTCCTCAACAGCCCCGGTTCGGTGACATCTGGATATATTAGTATTGATGATGACACCAGTCACAGTCTCGGCGAATTCAGCAAG TCCGAAGATATGGATTTCGGCATGCTCCCCTTGGAATCTCTGACCAACCAGTCCCTCACACAAAACGGCAACGACTTCTCCATCAGAACCCCATTACGACGATGCAACTCCCTGGACATGAGGAAGAAGTTGTTCCAGTGCCAAAACACATCCCCCTACGACGCTGAATGTCGTCCCATCCGTAGACCCAACAAGATGAGGAGGCTTAGACTGTCTGGAGAGGAAAACGCCGTTCCTCAG CAGCCACCCTCCCCTGCTCCTCCATCTCACGAGCAACTGAGAATCCAGGCAGCAGTTGAACGCCTAGAAAGTGCTGAACTCATCGCTGACGGAAGCAAG ACATACGCCCTGCCCCTTCTGCAAGGAAAACACAAGGATCTTAAGGCTGTGTCCCCCACCACAATCGCCCACCTCCTCTGCGGCCACTACGCTGATACCGTCGACGAGTACGCCATCATCGACTGCAGATACCCTTACGAGTACGAAGGAGGTCACATCACT GGTGCTGTCAACATGTACACGTATGACCAGATCAACGAACTCCTGGAAGAAACAACAAAGATGGGCCCATCCAACAAGCGACGTGTCATTGTCTTCCACTGCGAGTTTTCATCCAAGAGAGGCCCATCTTT GTTGCGTTTTCTTCGCTCTCAAGATCGTAATATGAACTCTGAACACTACCCCAAACTCTATTATCCTGAAATCTACATCCTGGAGGGTGGATACAAGGCTTTCTTCGAACAACACCAG AACCTGTGCGATCCCCAGACCTACACTCCCATGCTGCACGAGGACTACTCCTCTGATCTACGTCACTTCCGCACCAAGGCCAAGTCGTGGACCGCTGGCGAGAAGAAACGAACACGCTGTCTCCGCTTCTAG